The following proteins come from a genomic window of Bremerella cremea:
- a CDS encoding nitroreductase family protein has translation METFDAIYGRRSIKHFHPDHELTDEEINKLMEAAIQSPTSFNIQHWRFVLVRDKETRQQLKAAAFNQAQVADASLLIVLTADLEAHGKEPDRYWRNSPPEVAEKLVKMLFGLYDKKPQLQRDEAMRSMGIAAQTIMIAAKDMGYDTGALVGYDPDKVAEVINLPDDHILGMMIVVGKAKQGAWGKPGQLSLEDVIVHDKFPGKP, from the coding sequence ATGGAAACCTTCGACGCTATTTACGGTCGCCGGTCGATCAAGCATTTTCACCCCGACCACGAACTGACCGACGAGGAAATCAACAAGTTGATGGAGGCGGCCATCCAGTCGCCCACCTCGTTCAACATTCAGCATTGGCGGTTTGTGCTGGTCCGCGATAAAGAAACCCGCCAACAGTTAAAAGCGGCTGCCTTCAACCAGGCCCAGGTCGCCGATGCCTCGCTGTTGATCGTGCTGACCGCCGATCTGGAAGCCCACGGCAAAGAGCCAGACCGTTACTGGCGCAATAGCCCGCCAGAGGTTGCCGAAAAGCTGGTGAAGATGCTGTTCGGCCTGTACGACAAAAAGCCGCAACTACAACGCGACGAAGCGATGCGCTCGATGGGCATCGCAGCTCAAACGATAATGATCGCCGCCAAAGATATGGGCTACGACACCGGTGCCCTGGTCGGCTACGATCCCGACAAAGTCGCGGAAGTCATCAACCTGCCAGACGATCATATCCTGGGCATGATGATCGTGGTCGGTAAAGCGAAACAAGGCGCCTGGGGTAAACCGGGCCAGTTATCGCTGGAAGACGTAATCGTCCACGATAAATTCCCGGGAAAACCGTAG
- the mnmA gene encoding tRNA 2-thiouridine(34) synthase MnmA encodes MARVVLAMSGGVDSSVAAQLLKRDGHDVIGVFMRHGEESPVAHCAIDAPGGGNALQILNERADHKQGCCSASDAADARRVADRMEIPFYALNLQQEFGQIMEYFADEYIRGRTPNPCVMCNNWIKFGKLFDYADSVGAEFVATGHYAKLVPSDDESGVPKLVRGVDPGKDQTYVLFGIQREYLKRMLLPVGDFHKDEIRAMAGETGLRVADKKDSQEICFVTSGKHDQFVKQRRPDAQTAGNFVLTDGTVVGQHDGIERFTIGQRKGLGIALGEPHYVTKIDPASNCVVLGKIEELGRAELTANRCNWLAEPPGETFRCDAMIRYNSPALPATVTMLPDNRIAVTFDQPRNGVAPGQAVVCYDGGTVLGGGWIE; translated from the coding sequence GTGGCCCGAGTAGTACTAGCGATGTCTGGCGGTGTCGACAGCAGTGTCGCCGCCCAATTATTGAAGCGTGATGGACACGACGTCATCGGGGTGTTTATGCGCCACGGCGAGGAGTCGCCGGTTGCTCACTGCGCCATCGATGCCCCTGGCGGGGGCAACGCCCTGCAGATTCTCAACGAGCGGGCCGACCACAAGCAAGGCTGCTGCAGCGCGTCCGACGCCGCCGATGCCCGGCGGGTAGCCGATCGGATGGAGATTCCGTTCTACGCGCTGAACTTGCAGCAAGAGTTTGGCCAGATCATGGAATACTTCGCCGACGAGTATATCCGTGGCCGCACGCCGAACCCGTGCGTGATGTGCAACAACTGGATCAAGTTCGGCAAGCTGTTCGATTACGCCGATAGCGTGGGGGCCGAATTCGTGGCGACAGGGCACTACGCCAAGCTGGTACCAAGCGACGACGAAAGCGGCGTGCCGAAGCTGGTCCGTGGTGTTGATCCTGGCAAAGACCAAACGTACGTGTTGTTCGGTATCCAGCGCGAATATCTCAAACGCATGCTGTTGCCGGTCGGTGATTTCCACAAGGATGAAATCCGTGCGATGGCGGGCGAAACAGGTCTTCGCGTCGCCGATAAGAAGGACAGCCAAGAGATTTGCTTCGTCACTTCGGGCAAGCACGATCAGTTCGTCAAGCAGCGTCGCCCAGACGCTCAGACGGCCGGCAACTTCGTGCTGACCGATGGCACCGTCGTCGGCCAGCACGACGGCATCGAGCGGTTCACGATCGGCCAGCGGAAGGGGCTAGGTATCGCGTTAGGGGAACCCCACTACGTCACCAAGATCGACCCGGCAAGCAACTGTGTGGTACTGGGCAAGATCGAAGAACTCGGCCGCGCCGAGCTCACCGCTAACCGCTGCAACTGGCTGGCGGAACCGCCTGGCGAAACGTTCCGCTGCGACGCGATGATTCGCTACAACAGCCCCGCCTTGCCGGCCACAGTCACCATGCTGCCGGATAATCGCATTGCCGTTACCTTCGATCAACCTCGCAACGGGGTGGCCCCTGGCCAAGCGGTCGTTTGCTACGACGGCGGCACCGTCTTGGGTGGCGGGTGGATTGAGTAG
- a CDS encoding nucleotide pyrophosphohydrolase yields MNRDSQSLAQRIDAISDDLQTPVGQLREMVAHFVAERDWHQFHAPKNISMALAIEAAELMEHFQWITVEASRAELEPEKRAAIGEEIADVMCYALALCNEMGFDVATLMREKMKKNVAKYPADEFRGRYGKEDPPKTS; encoded by the coding sequence ATGAATCGTGATTCACAAAGCTTAGCCCAACGCATCGACGCCATTTCTGACGATCTGCAAACGCCGGTGGGTCAACTGCGTGAGATGGTCGCGCACTTTGTTGCTGAGCGTGATTGGCATCAGTTCCACGCACCAAAAAACATCAGCATGGCCCTCGCCATTGAAGCGGCCGAACTGATGGAGCACTTCCAGTGGATCACCGTCGAAGCCTCGCGAGCCGAACTGGAACCTGAAAAGCGGGCAGCTATCGGCGAAGAAATTGCCGACGTCATGTGCTACGCCCTGGCCCTCTGCAACGAAATGGGCTTTGATGTGGCGACGCTTATGCGCGAGAAAATGAAGAAAAACGTCGCCAAATACCCTGCCGACGAGTTCCGCGGACGGTACGGGAAAGAAGACCCGCCGAAGACTTCGTAA
- a CDS encoding prolyl oligopeptidase family serine peptidase, which translates to MDKIEPIPPGCHSPGARRTIERNTNGLPTQPFVEWSETRITEQTMQKTTLLFVGLISILLSQGGSLVMAQSAAETSSEDPNIWLEEVTGEKALDWVKAQNAESIAALTNSEGFQQLNDQILKILDSNERIPFVVKRGPYYYNFWQDGEHPRGLWRRTTPEEYKKEKPEWDVIIDVDALAKEEGENWVWHGVSMLQPEYKHAMVSLSRGGADADVKREFNVETRSFVKDGFELPEAKSRISWKDKDTLIVGTNFGEGSLTDSGYPRIVKEWKRGTPLSAAKTIFEGEKTDVSVGGVYDHTPGFEREFVSRNMTFWTSKLYLVEDGKLVEIDKPDDAEANVHREWIFIQPRTTWEVGGKTYEPGALLVGNFDAFMKGERKFSVLFEPTDRKSLDGYSSTKNFMLVNELDNVRNKIYLWTPGKDGTWKQELLPGVPEFGKVSVGAVDEEESDEFFLTVTDYITPTTLYLGTAGNPEIEKLKALPAFFDASNLQVEQFEATSKDGTKIPYFQVSHKDLKLDGSNATLLYGYGGFEIALTPNYSATTGTAWLSKGGVFVVANIRGGGEFGPKWHQAALKENRHKAYEDFIAVGEDLIKRKVTSTEHLGVMGGSNGGLLTGNMLVLRPDLFGAVVSQVPLLDMKRFHTLLAGASWMGEYGNPADPEQWKFIKTFSPYHLVKKDVKYPPTLFTTSTRDDRVHPGHARKMVARMKNMGHGVLYYENIEGGHAGAADNKQRAFMTALVYEFLQQELMD; encoded by the coding sequence ATGGATAAAATTGAGCCAATTCCCCCAGGTTGTCACAGCCCTGGCGCGCGGCGTACGATAGAACGCAACACGAACGGGCTCCCCACGCAGCCGTTTGTGGAATGGAGCGAAACTCGCATCACGGAGCAAACTATGCAAAAGACCACCTTGCTATTTGTCGGTTTGATCTCGATTCTCTTGTCTCAAGGAGGAAGCCTGGTCATGGCTCAATCAGCCGCCGAAACGTCGTCCGAAGATCCCAACATTTGGTTGGAAGAAGTCACCGGAGAGAAAGCCCTCGACTGGGTGAAAGCACAAAACGCGGAAAGCATCGCCGCGCTGACCAATTCAGAAGGCTTTCAGCAGCTCAACGATCAAATCTTGAAAATCCTCGACTCGAACGAACGCATCCCATTCGTCGTCAAACGAGGCCCTTACTACTACAACTTCTGGCAAGACGGTGAGCATCCGCGCGGCTTGTGGCGGCGAACGACTCCGGAAGAGTACAAGAAAGAGAAGCCTGAGTGGGATGTCATTATCGATGTCGATGCTTTGGCGAAAGAAGAAGGGGAAAACTGGGTCTGGCACGGCGTTTCGATGCTGCAGCCTGAGTACAAACACGCAATGGTCAGTCTCTCGCGCGGCGGTGCCGATGCCGATGTCAAGCGTGAGTTCAACGTGGAAACCCGCTCGTTCGTGAAAGATGGTTTCGAACTGCCCGAAGCAAAAAGCCGTATCTCGTGGAAAGATAAAGACACGCTGATTGTCGGCACCAACTTCGGCGAAGGCTCGCTGACCGATTCCGGCTATCCGCGGATCGTCAAAGAGTGGAAGCGAGGCACCCCGCTATCGGCAGCCAAAACGATTTTTGAAGGAGAAAAAACGGACGTCAGCGTCGGTGGGGTCTACGATCACACCCCTGGCTTCGAGCGAGAATTCGTCAGCCGCAATATGACCTTTTGGACTAGCAAGCTGTACCTGGTTGAAGATGGTAAGCTGGTCGAGATCGATAAGCCCGACGATGCCGAAGCGAACGTCCATCGCGAGTGGATCTTCATTCAGCCCCGCACCACTTGGGAAGTTGGTGGTAAGACTTACGAGCCAGGCGCCTTGTTAGTCGGAAATTTCGATGCGTTCATGAAAGGGGAACGTAAGTTCTCGGTGCTGTTCGAGCCGACCGACCGTAAATCGCTCGATGGCTATAGTTCGACCAAGAACTTTATGCTGGTCAATGAACTGGACAATGTCCGCAACAAGATTTATCTGTGGACCCCTGGCAAAGACGGCACTTGGAAACAGGAACTACTGCCCGGCGTGCCGGAATTCGGTAAGGTCTCGGTGGGTGCGGTCGACGAAGAGGAGTCGGACGAATTCTTCTTGACGGTAACCGACTACATCACCCCCACTACCCTTTACCTGGGTACGGCAGGCAATCCCGAGATCGAAAAGCTGAAGGCCTTGCCTGCGTTCTTCGACGCTTCCAACTTGCAAGTGGAACAGTTCGAGGCAACCTCGAAGGATGGAACGAAGATTCCTTACTTCCAGGTTTCACACAAAGACTTGAAGCTCGACGGATCGAACGCCACCCTGCTTTACGGTTACGGCGGCTTTGAAATCGCATTAACGCCGAATTACTCCGCCACGACTGGTACGGCCTGGCTGAGCAAGGGAGGCGTCTTCGTGGTGGCCAATATCCGTGGCGGTGGCGAGTTCGGTCCGAAGTGGCATCAAGCTGCCCTGAAAGAAAACCGTCACAAGGCGTACGAAGACTTCATCGCGGTTGGCGAAGACCTGATCAAGCGCAAGGTCACCAGTACCGAGCATCTGGGCGTCATGGGAGGCAGCAACGGCGGCCTGCTAACCGGCAATATGCTGGTCTTGCGGCCTGATTTGTTCGGCGCCGTGGTTAGCCAGGTTCCTCTGTTGGACATGAAGCGCTTCCACACACTTTTGGCCGGGGCTAGTTGGATGGGCGAATACGGCAACCCAGCCGACCCCGAACAGTGGAAGTTCATCAAAACGTTCTCGCCGTATCACTTGGTAAAGAAGGACGTGAAGTACCCACCAACCCTCTTCACCACCAGCACCCGCGACGACCGCGTCCACCCAGGCCACGCACGGAAGATGGTCGCCCGGATGAAAAACATGGGACACGGCGTGCTGTACTACGAAAACATCGAAGGAGGCCACGCCGGCGCCGCCGACAACAAACAACGTGCCTTCATGACCGCCCTGGTCTACGAATTCCTGCAGCAGGAATTGATGGACTAG